One part of the Phacochoerus africanus isolate WHEZ1 chromosome 7, ROS_Pafr_v1, whole genome shotgun sequence genome encodes these proteins:
- the GALR3 gene encoding galanin receptor type 3, whose amino-acid sequence MADAQNVSLDSPGSTGAVAVPVVFALIFLLGTVGNGLVLAVLLQPGPSAWLEPGSTTDLFILNLAVADLCFILCCVPFQAAIYTLDAWLFGALVCKAVHLLIYLTMYASSFTLAAVSVDRYLAVRHPLRSRALRTPRNARAAVGLVWLLAALFSAPYLSYYGTVRYGALELCVPAWEDARRRALDVATFAAGYLLPVAVVSLAYGRTLRFLWAAVGPPGAAAAEARRRATGRAGRAMLAVAALYALCWGPHHALILCFWYGRFAFSPATYACRLASHCLAYANSCLNPLVYALASRHFRARLRRLWPCGARRPRCPPGARRALRRVRPASPGPAGCPGDARPRGRLAAGGGWSGEPGREPARSGEPGRALPAPGPE is encoded by the exons ATGGCCGATGCCCAGAATGTTTCACTAGACAGCCCAGGAAGTACGGGGGCTGTGGCAGTGCCTGTGGTCTTTGCCCTCATCTTTCTGCTGGGCACAGTGGGCAACGGGCTGGTGCTGGCGGTGCTGCTGCAACCTGGCCCGAGCGCCTGGCTGGAGCCAGGCAGCACTACGGATCTGTTCATCCTCAACCTGGCAGTGGCCGACCTCTGCTTCATCCTGTGCTGTGTGCCTTTCCAGGCCGCCATCTACACCCTGGATGCCTGGCTTTTTGGGGCCCTCGTCTGTAAGGCTGTGCACCTGCTCATCTACCTCACCATGTACGCCAGCAGCTTCACCCTGGCGGCTGTCTCGGTGGACAG GTACCTGGCCGTGCGGCACCCGCTGCGCTCGCGGGCCTTGCGCACGCCGCGCAACGCCCGGGCCGCCGTGGGCCTGGTCTGGCTGCTGGCGGCGCTCTTCTCGGCGCCCTACCTCAGCTACTACGGCACCGTGCGCTACGGCGCGCTCGAGCTCTGCGTGCCCGCCTGGGAGGACGCGCGCCGGCGCGCCCTCGACGTGGCCACCTTCGCCGCCGGCTACCTGCTGCCCGTGGCCGTGGTGAGCCTGGCTTACGGGCGCACGCTGCGCTTCCTGTGGGCCGCCGTGGGCCCCCCGGGCGCGGCGGCGGCCGAGGCCCGGCGCAGAGCCACGGGCCGCGCGGGGCGCGCGATGCTGGCGGTGGCCGCGCTCTACGCGCTCTGCTGGGGACCGCACCACGCGCTCATCCTCTGCTTCTGGTACGGCCGCTTCGCCTTCAGCCCGGCCACCTACGCCTGCCGCCTGGCCTCGCACTGCCTCGCCTATGCCAACTCCTGCCTCAACCCGCTGGTCTACGCGCTCGCCTCGCGCCACTTCCGCGCGCGCCTCCGCCGCCTGTGGCCCTGCGGCGCCCGACGCCCCCGCTGCCCCCCGGGCGCCCGCCGCGCCCTCCGTCGCGTCCGCCCGGCGTCTCCCGGCCCCGCCGGCTGCCCCGGGGACGCCCGGCCTCGCGGGAGGCTGGCGGCGGGCGGCGGCTGGAGCGGGGAGCCGGGTCGGGAGCCCGCCCGCAGCGGAGAGCCTGGACGAGCCCTGCCTGCCCCGGGACCAGAATAA
- the ANKRD54 gene encoding ankyrin repeat domain-containing protein 54 isoform X2 encodes MPTTWKQQLLEDGADPCAADDKGRTALHFASCNGNDQIVQLLLDHGADPNQRDGLGNTPLHLAACTNHVPVITTLLRGGARVDALDRAGRTPLHLAKSKLSILQEGHSHCLEAVRLEVKQIIQMLREYLERLGRHEQRERLDDLCTRLQMTSTKEQVDEVTDLLASFTSLSLQMQDMEKR; translated from the exons ATGCCAACGACGTGGAAACAG CAGCTGCTGGAAGATGGCGCGGACCCCTGTGCAGCTGACGACAAGGGCCGCACTGCTCTCCACTTTGCCTCCTGCAACGGCAATGACCAGATTG TGCAGCTGCTCCTGGACCACGGAGCTGACCCCAACCAGCGAGATGGGCTGGGGAACACGCCACTGCACCTGG CGGCCTGCACCAACCACGTCCCTGTCATCACCACTCTGCTGCGAGGAG GGGCCCGCGTGGATGCCCTGGACCGGGCTGGCCGCACGCCCCTGCACCTGGCTAAGTCAAAGCTCAGCATCCTGCAGGAAGGCCATTCCCATTGCCTCGAGGCTGTGCGGCTGGAGGTGAAGCAG ATCATCCAGATGCTGCGGGAGTACCTGGAGCGCCTGGGGCGGCATGAGCAGCGCGAGCGGCTGGACGACCTCTGCACCCGCCTCCAGATGACAAGCACCAAGGAGCAg GTGGATGAAGTGACCGACCTCCTGGCCAGCTTCACCTCCCTCAGCCTGCAGATGCAGGACATGGAGAAGAGGTAG
- the ANKRD54 gene encoding ankyrin repeat domain-containing protein 54 isoform X1 translates to MAAAAGGADDEPRSGRSSSDGECAVAPEPLTGPEGLFSFADFGSALGSGAGLSGRASGGAQSPLRYLHVLWQQDAEPRDELRCKIPAGRLRRAARPHRRLGPTGKEVHALKRLRDSANANDVETVQQLLEDGADPCAADDKGRTALHFASCNGNDQIVQLLLDHGADPNQRDGLGNTPLHLAACTNHVPVITTLLRGGARVDALDRAGRTPLHLAKSKLSILQEGHSHCLEAVRLEVKQIIQMLREYLERLGRHEQRERLDDLCTRLQMTSTKEQVDEVTDLLASFTSLSLQMQDMEKR, encoded by the exons ATGGCAGCTGCTGCCGGAGGCGCGGACGACGAACCTCGCTCCGGCCGTTCGAGCTCGGATGGCGAGTGCGCGGTGGCGCCAGAGCCGTTGACCGGCCCCGAGGGCCTCTTCTCCTTCGCAGACTTCGGGTCTGCGCTGGGCAGCGGCGCAGGCCTCTCGGGCCGGGCGTCCGGCGGGGCCCAGTCCCCGCTGAGATACCTCCACGTCCTGTGGCAGCAGGACGCGGAGCCTCGcgatgagctgcggtgtaagatCCCCGCCGGCCGGCTGAGGCGCGCCGCCAGGCCCCATCGCCGGCTTGGGCCCACGGGCAAAGAGGTGCACG CTCTGAAGAGGCTGAGGGACTCTGCCAATGCCAACGACGTGGAAACAG TGCAGCAGCTGCTGGAAGATGGCGCGGACCCCTGTGCAGCTGACGACAAGGGCCGCACTGCTCTCCACTTTGCCTCCTGCAACGGCAATGACCAGATTG TGCAGCTGCTCCTGGACCACGGAGCTGACCCCAACCAGCGAGATGGGCTGGGGAACACGCCACTGCACCTGG CGGCCTGCACCAACCACGTCCCTGTCATCACCACTCTGCTGCGAGGAG GGGCCCGCGTGGATGCCCTGGACCGGGCTGGCCGCACGCCCCTGCACCTGGCTAAGTCAAAGCTCAGCATCCTGCAGGAAGGCCATTCCCATTGCCTCGAGGCTGTGCGGCTGGAGGTGAAGCAG ATCATCCAGATGCTGCGGGAGTACCTGGAGCGCCTGGGGCGGCATGAGCAGCGCGAGCGGCTGGACGACCTCTGCACCCGCCTCCAGATGACAAGCACCAAGGAGCAg GTGGATGAAGTGACCGACCTCCTGGCCAGCTTCACCTCCCTCAGCCTGCAGATGCAGGACATGGAGAAGAGGTAG